The following proteins are co-located in the Patescibacteria group bacterium genome:
- a CDS encoding UDP-glucose/GDP-mannose dehydrogenase family protein: MKVTVVGAGWVGIISAAVLAHLGHDVVLTDNREERIIALKRGDLPFFEPGLPELFSAGLSTGNLIISAATLDTVAQTDIVLCSVGTPPLPNGAADLSAVYDVARDFGRGIERGSVFVVRSTVPPGTGKHCQEIIGEELRLRGVTQPYAVASNPEFLAEGSAVKDSLEPERIIIGSEGETGESALRELYAPLIARGIPLVSTNIPTSELTKYAANAFLATKISFINEIANYAELVGASAQDVAKGMGLDSRIGPKFLKPGIGYGGSCLPKDVRALVVAGKEAGYRFQIIPEVDRVNVGQRVRMYESLSNSLGGVRGKRIVLWGVSYKAGTDDTRESPALYFIDRLLREGASVVTCDPKVGEKIRGQFPLVEVALDPESSLRGADALALLTEWPEFASYSLSELRTRVRSGVVLDARGFLRKQ; encoded by the coding sequence ATGAAAGTAACTGTGGTTGGGGCCGGTTGGGTGGGGATTATTTCCGCAGCCGTGCTTGCACACCTGGGACACGATGTCGTTTTAACGGACAATCGTGAAGAGAGGATCATCGCCCTGAAGAGGGGCGATTTGCCGTTTTTTGAGCCCGGCTTGCCCGAGCTGTTTTCTGCGGGTCTTTCAACGGGGAATTTGATCATTTCTGCCGCCACGCTTGATACCGTCGCGCAGACAGATATCGTGCTTTGTTCTGTCGGTACGCCGCCACTCCCCAACGGCGCCGCTGACCTTTCTGCGGTCTATGACGTTGCACGTGATTTTGGGCGAGGCATTGAGCGGGGAAGCGTGTTTGTTGTCCGCTCTACAGTTCCGCCGGGCACGGGCAAGCACTGTCAGGAAATTATCGGCGAGGAACTACGTTTGCGCGGTGTGACGCAGCCATATGCGGTTGCTTCAAATCCTGAATTTTTAGCCGAGGGCAGTGCGGTCAAAGATTCGCTCGAACCTGAGCGCATTATTATTGGATCAGAAGGCGAGACTGGCGAATCAGCTTTGCGCGAGCTCTATGCACCGCTCATCGCCCGCGGTATTCCGTTGGTTTCTACAAATATTCCCACCAGTGAACTTACTAAATACGCAGCGAACGCCTTTCTCGCCACAAAAATTAGTTTTATTAATGAGATCGCTAATTACGCCGAGCTTGTTGGTGCTTCCGCCCAGGATGTGGCCAAGGGCATGGGTCTTGATAGCCGTATCGGGCCGAAGTTTTTAAAACCAGGCATTGGCTATGGCGGAAGTTGTTTGCCAAAAGATGTGCGGGCTCTAGTAGTTGCCGGCAAAGAGGCAGGCTACAGGTTTCAGATCATTCCGGAGGTTGACCGGGTAAACGTAGGCCAGCGCGTACGAATGTATGAATCGTTATCGAACTCGCTTGGCGGAGTGCGCGGGAAACGTATCGTTCTCTGGGGTGTTTCTTATAAAGCGGGAACGGATGACACGCGCGAATCCCCGGCGTTATACTTTATTGATCGTTTGTTGCGCGAAGGCGCATCTGTTGTTACGTGTGATCCAAAAGTTGGGGAGAAAATTAGGGGGCAGTTCCCTTTGGTTGAGGTGGCGCTTGATCCAGAATCATCCCTGCGCGGTGCAGACGCCTTGGCCCTGTTAACGGAATGGCCAGAATTCGCCTCTTACTCGTTGTCCGAACTTCGAACACGGGTTCGCAGCGGGGTTGTACTTGATGCCCGAGGATTCCTAAGGAAACAGTAG